TCAGGAGCGGGGGGTGACGGGGTGAACGACCGATTCTCGACGTCGGCCCCGGAGGGGGCGTCGCCCCACACGGACGTGGGGTCGTACGCGATCGGCGCGCTCGACGAGTACGAGACGGCGCGTTTCGAGGAACACCTGATCGACTGCGACGAGTGCGCGGCCGAGCTGGAGTCCCTGATGCCGGTCGTCGACGTGCTCAGCCGGGTGGATCCGCCGAGCTACGTGGCCGCGGAGCAGACGCACCGCGAGGGCCGGGTGCTGCAGCGGATGATGGGCACGGTCGGCAAGGAGCGCCGCCGGGCGCGCCGCCGCCAGCTCGTCGCCAGCGCGGCCGCGGTGGTGATCCTGGCCGTGGTCACCACGCTGTCGCTGTTCGCCGGCGGGCAGATGTTCGGCGGCGACCCGGGCGGCACCCCGGAGGCGCTGCCGTCGCAGGTCGGCGAGCTTCCGCCGGACCCGGACGGTCCCGGCATCGGTGGCCCGAACGGCGGCGACCAGTTCCAGGCGACCGACCCGCGCACCGGCGTCCAGCTCCTGGTCGACTTCCGGGAGAAGGACTGGGGCACGCAGGTCAACTTCATCGTCCGCAACATCAAGGACGTGGAGGAGTGCCGGCTGGTGCTGGTCACGACGAACGGCGCGGAGGAGATCGTCACCAGCTGGAAGGTTCCGGCCGCCGGCTACGGCACCACCGAGAACCCGAACCCGCTGGAGCTGTCCGCGCAAACCGCGCTCAGCCGGTCCGACATCGCGTTCGCATCCGTGCGCGCCGTCTCGGCCGACGACAAGAGCACCACGATGGTGACCGCGCCGAACTGATCCGTACCAACGCTTTATGAGCCGGGGCCCGTACTTCACGGGCCCCGGCTCTTTTTGGTTCAACGGCCCGGTGTGAAATTGTCCACCGCCGATTCCCGATCCACTTCGAGGTGAGGTGCGTATTCACCGGCAGAACGGAAAAGCGGACGAACCCTCAGGGAGATCAACGTGGTTACCCAGAAGCGAACCCTTCTCGCCATGACCGGCACCATGGGTGCGCTCGCCGCGGCGCTGATGCTGGCGTCGGGCTGCGCCCCGGTCAGCTACGACACCGCTGGAGAGGGGAACCAGGTCCCCGCGGCGAACTCCGTGAGCGAGTCCGCGGACCCTGAGGCCAGCGCCGACCCCGAGGCGTCCGAGGCGCCGGAGGAGGAGCAGGAGGAAGAGGTCGAGCTCGCCCCCGAGCAGCTGACCGAGAAGCTCATCAAGCAGTCCCCGGACCAGATGGGTGACGTGGTCGCGGACGAGGAGGGCTTCCTGCTCTACCGCTTCGACAAGGACAGCAACAAGCCGGCCATCTCGAACTGCAACGGCGACTGCGCGCTGGTCTGGCCGCCCGCGCTGACCGACGGCGAGCCGGAGCTGGAGGGCATCGACGAGGAGCTGGTCGGCACCGTGCTCCGGTCGGACGGCACCCGGCAGCTGACGCTGGACGGCTGGCCGCTGTACCGCTACATCGGCGACGAGAAGCCGGGTCAGTGGAAGGGCCAGAAGGTCGGCGGCACCTGGTTCAACGTCCAGCCCGACGGCAAGAAGAACCTGAACTGCCTCCCCGAGGGCACCCCGAAGGCGGTGCCGGTGCCCAAGAAGGAAGAGGGCAAGGGCGGTGCCGCGCCGGCGCCGAGCGCCTCGGGTGCGTCGTCGAGCGACTACGACTACTGATCGCGATTAGGTGATAACGGAAAGGGCCGGCCGCGTCGAATGCGGCCGGCCCTTCGCATTCCTGGGGCTTTCCGGAGCATCACCCGAACGGGTGAAGATCCAGGTTCAGAACAAATCCGATTAATCAATTTTCGATGGCTTGAACCCTCCGGGACCCGAAATCCGTGAAGCGTGATGTGTCGACTAGTGGAGGTGAAGTGATGGCGGCTGTGCGGCTCCGGCGACGAGGTGCACGCGCGGTTTCCACTCTCGCGATCCTGGGTGCCGTCCTGTTCTCGGCACCCGCCGTGGCTTTCGCCCAGGCGCCGACCCCCGAAGTGGTGGAACCGGCCGAGCAGGACCCGTCCGGCCCGATCACGTCCGCGGACGAGCAGTTCGTGATCGCGGTGCGACTGGCCGGTCTGTGGGAGATCCCGGCCGGTGAGATGGCCGGGGACAAGGGCGAGTCCCAGAAGGTGAAGGAGGTGGGCGACTCGATTCGGCAGCAGCACATCGAGCTGGACGAGCTGACCGTGAACGCCGCCGCGAAGCTGAACATCCAGCTGCCGAACGAGCCGAACCAGGACCAGTCGAACTGGCTGGCCGAGATGGAGGCGGCCGAGGGCGCCGAGTTCGACGAGATCTTCGTGGCCCGGCTCCGCGCCGCGCACGGCAAGATCTTCCCGGTCGTCAGCACGATCCGGGCCTCGACCCGCAACGACGTGGTCCGCGCGCTCGCGCAGCAGACCAACGCCTTCGTGCTCACCCACATCACGCTGCTGGAGAGCACCGACCTCGTGAACTACGCCGGACTGCCTGCCGCGCCCAACGCGCAGGCCGACCCGGTCACCGGTGCCAACGCGTTGCTGGCGGCAGCGCAGGCACGCGGCGCCACCGGTGGCTTCGACACGACCGCCATCTGGCTGGTCCTGGTCGTGGCCGTGGTGGCCGGCGCGTTCGGCGCCGTTCGCATCATCCGAAGTCGATAAAAGCGCTGCCTCAACCCCAACCCGGCAACGCTCGATCTGCAGTAAGGAAGGTTGCCCGTCATGCCCAGGTGGACGGATAAGCTGAGGTACTCCCTCGCCTCGCGGAACAGGAAGATCGTCGCGGCTGTTGCGACCGTCGCGGTGTTCGGCGGCATCATCGCCGTCACCCAGGTGTCGAACGCGGCGACGAACCGGCGCAACAACCCCGGCCGGGGGCAGGCCTGCCAGGCGGCGCCACAGCCGCAGGTGAGCTCCACGACGTACCCGCGCAACGGCCGTGGTTCGTTCATCGACGAGAACGGTCGCCGGCAGAACGTCGGTGACGGCCAGGCCTCCGAGCAGGAGATCAACGAGGCCCGTCAGCGCAACCGCCGCAACCGTGGCTGCACCCCGGCCTCGCCGCCGCCGGCCGCGACCCCGTCCAGCACCACCGGTAACAACAACGGTGGCGGCAACAACAACGGTGGTGGTAACAACAACGGTGGTGGTAACAACAACGGTGGTGGTAACAACAACGGCGGCGGCAACAACAACGGCGGCCAGAACCCGGGTGCCGGCGAGGGCACGGTCCGCGAGGACACCAACGGCCTCGCGATCCTCGGCGACGACTGCGGCGAGAGCCAGCTGCAGCCGCACACCGGCTTCCAGGAGGGCAACCGCTGCGTCGACACCGAGTTCGGTGAGGTCGCCAGCGCCGCCAACAACGCCTCGCTGCTGATCACCGACATCCCGGACAACGTGGGCGTCAACGAGCCGTTCACCATCTCCGTCTCCACCCGCAACCTGGTCCGGGACCGCTTCCTGGGTGCCGCCGCCGGTGGCTACTACCTGGAGAGCTCCTTCCTGAACGACGACGGCCTGGTCCGCGGCCACTTCCACACCGCCTGCCGGGTGCTGCAGAACAACAACGAGGCCCCGGACGCGGCTCCGGCCCCGGCGTTCTTCGTCGCGACCGAGGACGGCGGCGGCGGCCGCGCCCCCGACACCGTGCAGATCAACGTGCCGGGCCTCCCGGCGGCCGGCGAGTTCCAGTGCACCGTGTGGGCCGGTGACGGCTCGCACCGCACGCCGATGATGGAGCGCGCGAACCAGACCCCGGCGATCGACTCCGCCCGGGTGCAGGTCGGCTGACACTCCCCGAGGTACCGGCCGCCGTCACAGACCTACCCCCCTCGTGACGGGCGGCCGGCGCCAAGGGTCCGGAAGAGGCGGTGCCGGGGCATGTGAAGGGATGCCCCGGCGCCGCTTCTTCGCGTCCGCGTCCGGTGGCACACTTGCGTCGTGCTCCGTCTACCGCTGCCCGAGGGCTACCACCTCCCCGGCTCGACGCGGTACCTCGGGCTGGGCCGTTTCGACCCGTCCGCCCGTTTCGTCGACGGGGTGTTCTGGTTCGCGGCCCACACCCCGGACGGTCCCGGCTCGCTCAGCCTCACCCGCGACGGCTCCGCACTGACCGCCCACGCGTACGGCGACGGCGCCACCTGGCTCCTCGCGCACGCCGCAGCCATCGCCGGCCTGAACGACGACGTCACCGAATTCCCCGCGCTCGCGGCCGCGCACCCGCTCGTCGCCGAACTCGCCCGCGTCCACCGCGGCGTCCGGCTCCCCGCCACCGGCCTGGTCTTCCCCCGCCTGACCCGCGCCGTCCTGGAACAGAAAGTCACCGGCAAGGAAGCGTTCCGCGGCTGGTCCGGCCTGGTCCGCAGGCACGGCACACCCGCACCCGGCCCCTGCCCCGACCTGTGGGTACCGCCGACCGCCGAGGTCGTGGCCGGCCTCACCTACTGGGCGCTGCACCCACTCGGCGTCGAACAGCGCCGCGCCCAGACCATCCTCCGCGCCGCCACCCTCGCCGCGACGCTGTCCCGGTGCCCCGACTCGGCATCGCTGACCCGGCGCCTCCTCGACATCCCCGGCATCGGCCCATGGACCGCCGCGGAAACGGTCCGCACCGTCTTCGGCGACCCGGACGCGGTCAGCGTCGGCGACTTCCACATCCCGAACACGGTCGCCTGGGGCCTGGCCGGCGAAGCCCGCGGCGACGACGCGCGCATGCTCACGCTGCTGGCCCCGTTCACCGGCCACCGCGGACGCGTCTGCGTACTACTGGAAACCGCCGGCATCGCGGCACCCCGCTTCGGCCCGCGAATGCCGATCCGGTCATTCGCCCGGTTCTAGATCTATATACCCGCTCCCGGCGGGTGGAGTTCCGCATGCTCCCGCGGGCACCGGTCGTCGCCGGCGCTCCTCCCTGCGGCATCCGAGGCCGCACGATCGACCCCCACCTCCCTGCGTCGGTGGTGCTGTCAGCCGGGAATTGCGGCGCTCGGTTGTGTTCGGCGTGGCGGCGCGGCCGCCCTGAGCGTGGTGCGGAAACGTATTCAGCGGTGGAAGAAAAAGCGGCTCAGCGTCTGTGGCATGCGGTTATCGATTAATTGCGCCTGCCGGCACCGGTCGTGCTTCGCGCTTGCCGGCCCGTGCTGAGGCCGCGGGCGGGGAGGGCGTGCCGCCGCGAGTGGGGAGTGGGGAGGCTCAGCGGTTGCGGGTGGCGGTTTCGTAGGCGGCGCGGGCGGCGGCCTGGGTGAGGGCGCGGTGCAGCAGGCGGGAGTCGCCGAGCATGGAGCGGAGGCGGCGTTCCAGGCCGGCGATCGGGATCAGGTTCTGCGGGGCGCGTGGGTCCTTGTAGGCGGTGGACGCGAAGCGGGGGAGGGTGACCAGGGAGAGGTCGGCCAGGGCGAAAGCGGCCGCGGGTGGCAGGTCGGTGGAGCATTCGGCGCGGACGATGCCGGCCCAGGGGGCGCCGGGGCGGCCGGGGAGGCGCAGGTACCAGGAGTAGGCGCCCCAGGTGGTGCCGGTCAGGAAGACGGGGGAACGCTGGCCGGGCTTGAGGGAGGTGACCACGGCGGCGAGGCGTGGGGGGAGGTACTGGCGGTGCTGGGTCTTGATGTAGCCGATGGTGCGCGGGAGCTGGCGGCGGTTGCGGAGCGGACCGTCGACGACCAGCAGGTCGTCGTCGCCGGCGTCGGCGCGGGCCTCGGTGGAGACGTCGACCTCGAGGGCGGTGAGCGGGGCCTGGATGGCGGCGGGGAGTTTGTTCTGGTCGCCGCTGCCGGTGACGCGCTGGACCGTGTAGCGGATCGAGCCGGCGACCGCGTCGGCGGCGCTGGGGCTGGCGGTGAACAGGCCGCGCTGGACGCGGGCGCCGGCCAGTTCGGCGGCGCCGCGGTCGAGGTCGCAGCGGACCACGCCGGCGGCGTAGGAGGCGGCGAGGCCGGGGTAGGACGAGCCGTCGTCCTCCTCGGTCCACAGGCCGGCGTCGATCCGGCGGACGCCGTCGACCAGCAGGATCACCCGCGGTGGGCGCAGGTCCGGTGGGGGCAGGAGCGGCTGCCAGGCGTCGGACGGGACCTCCAGGTCCGCGTCGACCTGCGCGGTGCTCTGCTCGGACGGGCCGGCGAAACCACCGTCGGGCTCGATGTTCGAGCCGTAGGCCGGGTCCCACGCGTCGATGAAGTAACGGGTCACAGGCCGCTCCGGGTCACTCGCGCGCTACGGGCATCCTTGCGCACCTCGAAGCGGACCGGGATCCGCTCGGCGAGCGCGCCGACATGGGTGACCACGCCGACCATCCGGTCGCCGCGGGCGGCCAGGTTCTCCAGCGTGGCGGCGACGGAGTCGAGCGTGACCGCGTCCAGCGTGCCGAAGCCCTCGTCCAGCACGATCGACTCGAGGCTGGCCGCGGTGGTGGACATGCCGGCCAGCTGCTCGGAGAGCGCGAGCGCCAGGGCCAGCGACGCCTGGAACGTCTCGCCGCCGGAGAGCGTGCGCACGCCGCGCCGCAGGCCGGCGTCGTGGTGGTCGACGACCCAGAACTCGCCCTTGTCGTGCACCAGTTCGTACTGCCCGCCGGACAGTTCGCGCAGGATCCGGGAACCGCCGTCGACCAGCAGGTCCAGTGCCTCCTCCAGCAGCCAGCGCTCAAAGTTGTTAGCACGCAGGTGGCCGGCGAGCGTTTTCGCGACCCGGCCGTCGCGCTCGTGCACGGCCCGCTGCTCGCGCAGTTCGGCGGCCTGCTCGCGGCGCTCCTCGATGCGGCGCAGCGCGCCCTCGGCCCGCTCGGTCGCCACGGCCGCGGCCCGCAGGTATTCGGCCTCGCCACGCTTCGCCGGCGCGGTCAGGCCGACGGCCTGGAAAAGACCCTCGATCCGCACGTGTACGTCGTCCGCCTCGCCGCGGGCCGCCAGCAACTCGGCCTCGGCCGCGGTCCGGGCGTCCGCGCGCCGCGCGACCTGCTCCGCGGCCCAGCCGGCCAGGCCGGTCCAGGCCGCGGCCACGTCCTCCCGGTCCGGCGCGGGCGGCCCGAACGGCGCGACCGTGTCCCGTGCGGCGTCGAAGCCCTGCCAGGCCGCCCGGAGACGCTGCTCCGCGCGGTCGGCCTCGGTCTGGGCGCGGCGCTGCGCCTCCCGGGCCCGGCGGACGGCCGTGCCCGCGGCGTCCAGCCGCTTCCGGAGTGCCGCGATCCCGTCCAGTTCCCGCCGGAGCGCGTCCGGGCCGGGCGAGCCGGCGATCTTGGCGGTGGCCGCGGTGAGGCGGTGCTGGAGGTCGTCGTGGCGGGCCCGCGCGCGGTCGAGCGTCCGTTCCAGCTCCCGGGCGGCCTGCTCGCGCTCGGTGACCAGCTTCGCGGCTTGGTCGGCGGCCGCCCGCGCGCGCTTGCCCTCGGCCTCGGCCGCCGCGACCGCGGACCGCCCGGCGGCCCGCTGCGCGGCGGGATCCGCCGGCCCGGCGCCGGCCCGGCCGGGTGCGGACCCGCCCAGGACGGCTTCACCGCGCGGCCGAGGCGCCCCCGCCCGGCCGTCCGGCCGCCCGGAGCCTTGCCCACCGCCACCGGAAATACCGGTGCCACCAGCATCGCCGGTGCCGCCGGGAATGCCTGTACCGCCAGGAATGCCGGTGCCGCCGGGAGCGCCGGTGCCGCCGGGAATGCCGGTGCCGCCGGGAGCGCCGGTGCCGCCGGGAATGCCGGTGCCGCCGGGAGCGCCGGTGCCGCCGGGAATGCCGGTGCCGCCGGGAGCGCCGGTGCCGCCGGGAATGCCGGTGCCGCCGGTGCCCGTCTCGGCGGGACCGTTCACGCCCGGCCCACCGGGACCGTTCGGTCCGTGCCGGTGGCCGAGGGCGCGGCCCGCGCCGTCGGCCGGCACGGCGTACCCCGTGGGGGTCTCGATCGGCAGTGCCGTGACGGGGTGGGCGCAGACCGGGCAGGGGTCGCCGACCGTGAGGTGCAGGCGGAGCGCGGTGGCACGGTCGGCGTTCTGTGCGTCCTGGTAGGCCTGGCGGGCCGCGTCCAGCGCGGCGGTGGCGCGGTCGTGATCGGTGCGCGCGGCCGTGACCGCGGCCGCGGCCGCGCCGTGCTCGCGCTCGGCCGAGGCCAGCGTGCCGGTCAGCTCCGCCGCCTGCCGGGTCAGCGTGTCCGTCTCCGCGTGCGCCTCCAGCAGCAGCCGGAGCGCGGCCGGGTCGCCGCTGCCGGCCATCTCGCCGCGGACCTTCTCCTCCTGCTCCTCGGCCGTGTGCACGGCGCGGACGGCCTCGGCCGCGGCGGCGCGGGCGTCGGCTGCCGCGCCGGCCACGGCGGCGACGTCGGCGGGCGCGCGCACGCCGCGCAGCTTGGCGATCTCCGTGTCCAGCGTGGCGACCGCGGTGGTGGCCGCGCCGGTGCGGTCCGCGGCGGCGCGCAGGCCGGGCAGCGCGGCCTCGACCCCCTCGGCCAGCTCGATCACCCGGTCCAGGTGGTCGGCGGCGGCCGCGAGGTGGGCGTCGTCCGTGTCGTCCAGTCCGGACAGCAGCTGGTCGACCGCGGACAGCTTGGCGTCGGCCGCGCCGGCCCGGGCCGTGGCGCGACGCTGGACCTCCTCGTAGACGCCGAGGTCGAGCAGGTTGACCAGGATCTGCTGCCGGGTCGCGGGCTTCGCGTGCAGGAAGTCGGCGAACTGCCCCTGCGGCAGCACCACGCACGTGGTGAACTGCTCGTAGGGCAGGCCGACCGCCTCCTGCACCGCCTTGTCCATCTCCGCGGGCGTGCCGGCCAGCACCTCGCCGAGGTCCTCCGGGGACAGCCCGGTGTCCAGCTTGGTCACGTCGAAGCCGCGCGGCATCAGCTGCAGCCCGGCACCGCTGGTGTTGACCCGGCCCTTGCCGTCCCGGCGGACCACGCGGGTGGCCACGTACCGCTCGTTGGCGGACTCGAAGACCAGCCGGACGCGTGCCTCGACCGCGGACGGGGAGAGCGCGTTGACGATGCCGCGGGCGGTGCCCCAGCGCGGCACCTGGCCGTACAGCGCGAACGTGATCGCGTCCAGCACCGTGGACTTGCCGGAGCCGGTCGGGCCGACCAGTGCGAAGAAGTCCGCGTCGGTGAAGTCGACCGTGGTCTGCTCGCGGAACACGGTGAACCCGGACATGTCCAGCCGCAGCGGCCTCACGACGCGCCTCCCGGAATCTCCTCGTAGATCTCGTCGAACAGGTCCTGCACGCCCTCGTCGTCGTGCCCGCGCACCTTCAGGTAGTCGGCGAACAGCGTGCTCGGCGAGCGCCCGGCCCGCTGCGCCGCGGTCGGGCTGGTGCGGGTGGGCAGCATGTCCGGGTCGATGCGCACGTCCAGCGCGTTCGGCAGCAGGTCCTGGACCTCCTCGCGGAGACCGGCCCGGGGCATCTCCCGCACGTAGACGCGCAGCCAGCCGGCCGCGTCCGTGTTGCGCTCGGCGAACCGCTCGAGGTCGGGCAGCGTGCCGCGGACCGTGCGCAACGGCGTCGCGGAGGAGATCGGCACGGACCGGGGGCGGGCCGGGCGGGTCGCGGTGACCTCGACGATCGTGACGGACGGCGTGTTCTCCTCCTCGCCGAAGTCGACCGCGAGCGGGCTGCCGGAGTAGCGGATCGGGCACGGGCCGAGGATCTGCTGGGTGCGGTGCAGGTGCCCGAGCGCCACGTAGTGCGCGGTGGACGGGAAGACACTGGCCGGCACCGCGTAGCCGAGCACGGTGTGCGCGTCCCGCTCGCCGCCGCCCAGCTTCGCGCCGACCACGGTGAGGTGGCCGGTCAGGATGTTGACCGCGCTGCGGTCGGCGAAGTCCTCGGTGAGTTTCCCGATCAGCCGGCCGATGTGGTCCGCGTACGTCTGCTGTGCCTCGGACGCGGTCAGCTCGTACATCTCCACGGCGCGCACCGCGA
This genomic window from Catenuloplanes niger contains:
- a CDS encoding DUF4142 domain-containing protein; translation: MAFAQAPTPEVVEPAEQDPSGPITSADEQFVIAVRLAGLWEIPAGEMAGDKGESQKVKEVGDSIRQQHIELDELTVNAAAKLNIQLPNEPNQDQSNWLAEMEAAEGAEFDEIFVARLRAAHGKIFPVVSTIRASTRNDVVRALAQQTNAFVLTHITLLESTDLVNYAGLPAAPNAQADPVTGANALLAAAQARGATGGFDTTAIWLVLVVAVVAGAFGAVRIIRSR
- a CDS encoding Pecanex-like protein 1, which codes for MPRWTDKLRYSLASRNRKIVAAVATVAVFGGIIAVTQVSNAATNRRNNPGRGQACQAAPQPQVSSTTYPRNGRGSFIDENGRRQNVGDGQASEQEINEARQRNRRNRGCTPASPPPAATPSSTTGNNNGGGNNNGGGNNNGGGNNNGGGNNNGGGNNNGGQNPGAGEGTVREDTNGLAILGDDCGESQLQPHTGFQEGNRCVDTEFGEVASAANNASLLITDIPDNVGVNEPFTISVSTRNLVRDRFLGAAAGGYYLESSFLNDDGLVRGHFHTACRVLQNNNEAPDAAPAPAFFVATEDGGGGRAPDTVQINVPGLPAAGEFQCTVWAGDGSHRTPMMERANQTPAIDSARVQVG
- a CDS encoding DNA-3-methyladenine glycosylase family protein translates to MLRLPLPEGYHLPGSTRYLGLGRFDPSARFVDGVFWFAAHTPDGPGSLSLTRDGSALTAHAYGDGATWLLAHAAAIAGLNDDVTEFPALAAAHPLVAELARVHRGVRLPATGLVFPRLTRAVLEQKVTGKEAFRGWSGLVRRHGTPAPGPCPDLWVPPTAEVVAGLTYWALHPLGVEQRRAQTILRAATLAATLSRCPDSASLTRRLLDIPGIGPWTAAETVRTVFGDPDAVSVGDFHIPNTVAWGLAGEARGDDARMLTLLAPFTGHRGRVCVLLETAGIAAPRFGPRMPIRSFARF
- a CDS encoding SMC family ATPase yields the protein MRPLRLDMSGFTVFREQTTVDFTDADFFALVGPTGSGKSTVLDAITFALYGQVPRWGTARGIVNALSPSAVEARVRLVFESANERYVATRVVRRDGKGRVNTSGAGLQLMPRGFDVTKLDTGLSPEDLGEVLAGTPAEMDKAVQEAVGLPYEQFTTCVVLPQGQFADFLHAKPATRQQILVNLLDLGVYEEVQRRATARAGAADAKLSAVDQLLSGLDDTDDAHLAAAADHLDRVIELAEGVEAALPGLRAAADRTGAATTAVATLDTEIAKLRGVRAPADVAAVAGAAADARAAAAEAVRAVHTAEEQEEKVRGEMAGSGDPAALRLLLEAHAETDTLTRQAAELTGTLASAEREHGAAAAAVTAARTDHDRATAALDAARQAYQDAQNADRATALRLHLTVGDPCPVCAHPVTALPIETPTGYAVPADGAGRALGHRHGPNGPGGPGVNGPAETGTGGTGIPGGTGAPGGTGIPGGTGAPGGTGIPGGTGAPGGTGIPGGTGAPGGTGIPGGTGIPGGTGDAGGTGISGGGGQGSGRPDGRAGAPRPRGEAVLGGSAPGRAGAGPADPAAQRAAGRSAVAAAEAEGKRARAAADQAAKLVTEREQAARELERTLDRARARHDDLQHRLTAATAKIAGSPGPDALRRELDGIAALRKRLDAAGTAVRRAREAQRRAQTEADRAEQRLRAAWQGFDAARDTVAPFGPPAPDREDVAAAWTGLAGWAAEQVARRADARTAAEAELLAARGEADDVHVRIEGLFQAVGLTAPAKRGEAEYLRAAAVATERAEGALRRIEERREQAAELREQRAVHERDGRVAKTLAGHLRANNFERWLLEEALDLLVDGGSRILRELSGGQYELVHDKGEFWVVDHHDAGLRRGVRTLSGGETFQASLALALALSEQLAGMSTTAASLESIVLDEGFGTLDAVTLDSVAATLENLAARGDRMVGVVTHVGALAERIPVRFEVRKDARSARVTRSGL
- a CDS encoding exonuclease SbcCD subunit D — encoded protein: MKILHTSDWHVGKVLKGHTRVEEHINVLRDLVEIAQREQPDLVIVAGDLYDTAAPTPDSTRIVTRALTALRATGAEVVAIGGNHDNGPALDALRPWADAAGIQLRGTVRETAAEHVLTGTTAGGEAWRLVALPFLSQRFAVRAVEMYELTASEAQQTYADHIGRLIGKLTEDFADRSAVNILTGHLTVVGAKLGGGERDAHTVLGYAVPASVFPSTAHYVALGHLHRTQQILGPCPIRYSGSPLAVDFGEEENTPSVTIVEVTATRPARPRSVPISSATPLRTVRGTLPDLERFAERNTDAAGWLRVYVREMPRAGLREEVQDLLPNALDVRIDPDMLPTRTSPTAAQRAGRSPSTLFADYLKVRGHDDEGVQDLFDEIYEEIPGGAS